The Glycine max cultivar Williams 82 chromosome 17, Glycine_max_v4.0, whole genome shotgun sequence genome contains the following window.
caaaagaaatgaGAAGAATGAATACAAGAATTTGAAATACTAATTACAGGAAATATTTGCAATCATAAAAATTGAAGCCTTCAACTACTACTAATATCTATCAAAGTCTAGAGTAGAAGTTAAAACGACAAAGAactacaaaatcaaatatatataaaaaaaaaagaggctaAAACTACTCAAAACTGCAAATGCACTCAGAATTGTGTTGATTGAGCACCTAATCCTAGCCATGTCATGGATTCAGCCGGCTTATTTGAAGCAGAGTTGGGATTGTTTATTTGATATGGTGCTTTGGAAGCAATTCTGCAAACACAGCATAAAAAGATAACAGAATTAGTCAATTAGGCCGAAACAACATTACTCAGCGGATAGTTGCAGGACAAAAAGTGGAAAACTGATTTGCACAATGCACTAGATTAATTCCTTCTTtaatctttactaagaaaataGCACGATGCATCAattttccatgacacaaaaacTAGACATAATCAGACCACGCAAAAAGGCCAGACATTCACTACACAAACTGGTTGATACTGAGATTGTTTCAAATGATCAATCTAAGAGAGGGATAAAAGTTTATGtttgaaaagggaaaaaaaaatcaaagatgcAGCCTCATAACAAACAGAATCACCAAGCAATATTTCCTTGTTTGAGAGGCTTACCTATCTTTTCTCTTAGAAAGGAACCGATGAAGTGAAACTTTCCTAGCAATTGGCAGTTCTGtacagaaattaaatttatgatcagaaaaaaaacatgaaacataATACAAAAGTATTGGCTTTGGTCATCTCAAAATAGTAGAGATCAAAAGAAAGTACCACAAACAATTGGTCTGGACGGTGCTTGAGGGGAGACATTAGGAACAAAGGAAGGATGATTCCCTTGCTGGTTATGAGTGTGAGCACATGCAGAGGTGTTTTGGCTTTGGGATATTCCCTTGCCGGCTAATGACATTATCTCCTCCAATTTTTCAGCAGGAaaatcatcaaacacaacaacTTGCCCAGCATAAAAGATTGTCAACTGAGCAGCTTTAGGCTCCTTCTCTATAGACTTAAATGCACTGTAGATCATTAAATAAAGGAACACTTATTAATCATTATGAAACTTTATGCATTCATGACTCAACAGATTTCCTCCAGAGGAACACTTATTGAAGGACTACGATCTCATGCACTGCTATAAAGTGAATGCAGAGAATCCATTCCCCTCACACAAAGAATGACACACGAAAATCTGTTAACTAACTTCGTAGCTAATTAAGCACAACAACACACCTTGATTTGACCATGGTTGGAACCTCTGAGTGGTGAGGATAAGCACTCTGGGGAGATAGGAAATCCACAGTAGTTGGGTTCCGTTGCTTGATGATGGTGGGAAACAACTCCATGGTTGTTGCAGAGTGACACGATGTCTCAGGGGAACCTGTGAAACAAGGAGGTTAAGGAAAACTCGTATAGAAAACATGCAAGTCCATGGCAGCTTTAGCTTAGGAACACATATGTTAAAGTTCGTGTTATATAGCAATCGACCACACAAAATCACTTTCTTTTAGGAGAACAATCCGTAACATTTCAAGGAGAAAAATATGGACGGTTAGGGCTCATATCCAAAGGCAAAACACGTTTTTGTTAAACTTCTCATTTTGCATCGCTATCGGTTGAGATACCTTTTATTCCTCTCCgaataagaaggaaaatttaGAAACCACGAGTCAGATTAAGATCCGTTTTTACATAAGTATCCAATAAAAGTTGAGCAATCGAAAGCATTTGAAACATTGAACATAGAGAAAAGCTCAAGCGGtctaagaacaaaaataaaaataaaaacttaatcgAAACCAACGATTTGACGAATTGGCTtccttctaagttctaacagaataaaattcaattaatttaggGTTAATTgaggaataaaattaaataggtACCGTAAGTATCGGGGGTGCGAGTCATCCCGAGGGTAAGGTCTCCGAAGGCACCTTTTTCCTTGATGTATTGGCTCAATAGACTACAAGTCTGAGAGAAAGTGGACTTCTCGGCCGGCGACTTGGCCGGGCGGGGGCCGGAAAATGCCGAATATTCCGATGAGCTGGACATTCTGGTAGCcgtaaaaatgaaaatgaatccaGAGAAACAGAAAACCGAAAGGAATCGTTGTTGACGGCAAGCTCTGAGGATGGAAGAAGCTAATGGTTGGTGGTGGCGAAGGGTTTATGGTTTATGGTATATATAATAAGGTTGACAATtgggaaaataaaattgaagcacGAGGAATATGTGggtgttttaaatttaatataatgttgtggttctttattttttaataattaaattaaatttgaagagaagtttcCACCACGTGTTGTTTGCGTTGGTTAAAGGGATGCGGCAAAGTTTTGTCGTTGGCTTTTGTTGTGTGCACACCGCAAGCAATTACGTGGTTCGCTTCCTTTCAAGACTGCGCTCCTCAGTGCCATTAATGCGTTTTTTAACATTGTGAACCACAGCTCATATCACATGCACAAACACTGTGTCTTCaatttattatactttattttttagtattcaGTTTCAATTTATTACACTTATTGTATAAAATACTCGCCGtctcattataattatcatctttaatcttaattatttttcatttatatcttttatagtATTAACcgtgaataataaaatttataaataaataatgatataacattattattttttcattcatttattaatttttattaatatttataaaataacctAACACAACTATTATTTTGcaacaggaaaaataattttatattttcgttTAACCACAATTCATTGTCAAAAGTAAATAATGAAAAGCCATCTAATAAAATAGTGTAAAATGGAAAATTAATGACGAATTAAAAATTAACCGAAGAatttgagaaactaaaaatttgaaatttaaaaaaacaaaagaatgctCCTATCATTCTTTCTAATAATAGTATCTTTCCAACACtctttggttaaaatttattgataatcatgtattttttagatcttatatttaaattaggAGAAAAGAATATCACtaaaatttcttatataaaaaaagttgggaggttaaaaacttaattaaatctattattattattatttaaattctaatattcttattcaagtttgtataattattaataggatgaagtttttttttatctagcgAACATAtgggttaaaaaattataagtagtttttgttaaaaaataatttataaaaaatatttattacatgaGAAAATCATAATTTTGGACTTGATTAAAAAGGGAATCAAATTTTctgaaaacaaaattcaaatctAATTAGTTTGGAGTTAATTTGGGTAGTTGTAAGTATCAATACATTGTCTTAAAAAACAAGTTTCAAAACAATTTGCATTACCAATTCTccatattatgttttttttaaacatgttttcaattacgatATACTacatccttctctttttttttttatatctttttgtaGCTacccctaaaaaaataattgatgttttaaaatttctaaatttaatcaatacttttaaatatattcttatttaatatccACTGCCCAGTAATGGTACATGATGCAAGTATCAAAtattaaagtattaaataaagatattttagttcagatagaataatttttaatttatatacaatAATCTTTTTTCAGGGACTATGTACAATAATCTTaaacataatgaaaaaaaatgtactaTTCGATCGTTTTCAAGAATTTGaggcatgattagtatttttaatcaaattaaggCATATAAAATCATCGAATTTGGGTGAAACAAAAATAGGTAATGGCTCATGTGTAAATTAAGGTTATATTGAAAGAGgtgtttatatatttaatgtccGATAATGACTCTAACAAAattcttttcataaaaaaatatttatgaaaaaccaaaaaagtcaATGGAATATAAACACCAGGACACTTCTAATTGCTACGAATAGCATATACCCATAAATCGTTATTGTCAATTTCACCttataaaaaagttttcaagttatatattgatgataattattttagaaattttattaaaaatgatttacaattaGTTACAATATTACAACTAGTTAAAACTTAATTTAACAACTGTTTATACTGTCTTAAAATTGAATAGGCCAGGAGAAAAAAAGTAGGATGAAATTTGTTTAAGAACACGAGTTGTTCACACTTCACACACTGTCTTTAAAAATTGAAGAGGCCAGGAGAGAAAAGAGTTCATAGCTAATTGACTACTTTTTAGAAATCAATACAGAGAAAAAGAAcgataaaatataatactaatGAAAACCTAAACAAGTGGAAATGGAAAGCAAAATCTTCCGTGTGTGTAACGCGGAGTTTTGTGGTGCGGCAAAGTTTGTTTGGTACACACAAATAACACCGCCAGACCAAACAGCTTCTTATAAGGCATGGCTTACTcttaaaaaaggaacaaaaaagaaagctaTTTGTAGAAATATATGTGAActttatcatttgttcattgATAATACTGGTgcattgtgtttttattttatgaaaaaataaataaaatattaaaatatacttctttcggtctcaaatataaaaatacatacattttatttctctaaaatataatattttattatttctaaaataattttatttaattgagattttatttttaataattcttcTTTATtcctaataataaattttaacgaaagataaattagaaaaataatttttaaataagattgaTACAATTAAACGtgattaactaatttattttcatagttTTCGTAGTTAGTTagggtgaattaattttttttccttatttgacGCCGGAATAGTagtacataattttaaaataaactatagtaaagtataataataaataatgtagaaataatattattcatttgatggagGTGTCACGGGCCAAGACTGAGTCTTAAGGTGATGTTCATGTTCATCAGTCATGAGTCATGACTCGTGACCTCTCTAAAGTATTGTCTATTGATTCCCCTTTACGAAACACCCTTCATTTTGCCAACAATTACAGGGCCTAAATCTGCATCACCCATTGGGTTTATAGAGTTGCAAACCGAACACAAAACCAATTGGAGGCTTATTTTTAGATGTATTGACTTGACAGAATTCGGGTTGGAGaggcttattttttattatacatatcatatttataaaatcttatattaatcTAACATTATTTAATAACCTATTATATACGCtgtcattaaaattgatataatatacttttaaaatatataaaagttaaaaacccTTTGACTATATTTTTACAGTTGTTTAcatttgacaaaaaataaaaaataaaattgagataatatatatttataatcgaCAAATTGCATTTTATATAAAGTTGATTGTGTGAGGTGATAAACAACTATGTTACACACACTTTGACCGTGAAACAACCATGAATGTGTGGTTGTTGAGGAGTACCCACCCTGTATTGTTTCTACCGCTTCTTCAGGCAGAAAAATATCTGGAACGAGGTTAAGAAATTCCACATTTTGAGGAATGTGACAAATAATCAGTAACCAAGGACTTTAGAAGAAAGAGTAGATGGATGAGAGAAGATCTTTAAAGTGATAGGGTCCAGGGATTGAAATAGAAGGTCTGTGGCACCAAGTTATAGGAAAATGTTAAGCTTACAACCGACCTCGCATTATTTGATACTACTACTATAAGGTTCACCTGTTGACAAAATTAAATCACTTGCATTACTAGGCTTTGcagttcttttttatattacactCAGAGCTCAGTGGGAATGCTCTAATCTTCCTCAGCAGAAAAATGAATGCATAATGACAAATTCATAATTCTCTTGCTTGCAATAATCCCCCTTATCTAGTAAACTTACGTACGCATATGAAAATTTTCTGTATTTACAACTCCATTTCAGAAAGCTATAAAATGTAGACAAGTGAACTTacagaattaaaaaaagaaaagcgtGACTTGACTTCTCCAACCTCCACAAAAAATGATCTAATACAGACATAAATTGAGGCCCTAGTAAAAGGAACAAGGCCAGGAATTAGTGAACATGAAACCTCAAAAATCATAATCTATATCTGTTACATTCTGGGACGCAGAATGCTTTACCAACTGTCCTTGCTCATTGTACCGATCAAGGTTCTCACAGGGAGCAGGATAGATGGTACCTATTACACGGCCTTGAACAAATGCACACTGAAAGATATGCTTCTTCTTGTAGGTTAGACCAACTGACATATCTTTAAAAGTCACATTTCTCACAGGAATCTCTTCACTACCGTGTATGCGTACTGGCACGCGAACTCCTTGGCCATGGACTGTGGTAAAGCTTATGTCTCTGAGAATTGGGAGTGCCAAAGGGTCATACCCATCATCAGGGTGTTCATTGTAATCTGTCTTCATAACAATTCCAACTCGAACATTCTCAAATGTTATATTCCGATAAGTTATTTGGCGCACATATGCTCCTCGTCCAGGGGCGGTCTTGATCCTCACACCGCGCCTAGAATCCCATATAAGAAGATTCTCCACCGTGACATTGGATACCCCGCCAGACATTTCACTGCCTATTGAGATGCCAGCACTGTtccatttgataaaaaataaaatcattaagaTATGAAGACCCCAATACATGATGAGATAGACAGACACAAACTGATATGAAGCTGTCAAAATTTAACTAAGATTGGTTTATGCAAAGAAAAGTTAACAAGAAATATCTATACAAATATATCCAGGACCATCAATTGGAAAAGTTGACATCAGTCAGACAAAGGTGTTGATTTTACCTGGAGTCTATGAACCACATATGTAGACTATTGAGATCCACGAGTGAGGTTATTCAATAAAAGAttgaaaggaaaagagaggctCCAAagataatttcaaacaaaagCACAAATTACACATGGTATCATGCTGGTGGTAGAATAACCAAATCAGGTATGGCATAATGGCAAATATGTATTTCTTGAAAATGCGTAGAATTGCATAGCTTAGAGTACTGTTAAAAATTCAGGTGAAGCATAAAGCAAGATAAGACATGAAACCGGTGTTTCCTGGGTATTTATACATTTTACAGACATGGTAAAAAATGCATGGCACGATATAGtcagaaataatttatttacactCAGGCTCTTCATTATGCAGGCATACTAAAAGCAGCAGTTACCTTGTGTTTGGGAAAGCTTAAATTATGGGAAAGTAACCCTTTTTTTTACAAAGCTGCCTAAAGAAAGTGATTattttcccaaataaaaagatgcTGAAAGGCATTCAGAAAATTACAAATTGGTTGGGTTAGGGATTCACCTGACCATAGAGCGAACAACAAGGTTTCGGATCATTATATTCATGGAAGGCCTTCCATAATCAATTCCATACTGATCCCAGCCACTTTTTACAGCAATTGCATCATCTCCCACACTTATGTAACAGTCCTCTATCAGCATATCCTCACAAGAGTCTGCTCATACCATAGAAATTAGTGTTTATTAAAATTCTTCatacaaacaataaaattagatgaaaattaaagttaaaagttAGATACCTCTCAGGCTGATAATTGACACACAAAGCAAATACTCCCTttggtctcaaatataaaaagaaaaaaaccacttttttcttggtctcaaatataagaaaatttcaacTAACTTTACCTTATTTAATGCTACTATCTCTAAAATACCCTTCATTTAATTGAGAAGCTGGTTTCAATGACTCTTTCCTATCCTTGATACCAAGTTCCAATGAAGGGTAAGttgggaaaaaaaatactttttaattgaaattgatgcaattaaatatggttaactaattttcttagttAGTGTgccatgttttttttcttatatttgagaccaaAGGGAGTAAAGTATTACAGGTGTCGGGTTAAATTTAGTATATCTTGtttgtgcacaacaaacaaacaTCTCGCACAAGTTATGGAACactaaattctaaaattaatcaCCCACAGACTTGAAGCACATTTCCCAAAAATCTGGCACCTCACACAAGCTTAcacaaaaaaaagacaaaggaaaaaacaaattaacctATTCCTGCCTGTATAATCGTTTTCCCACTGAATCAATTAGCGTACAGCCGTACATATACTGAGAAATGGTTCAGctggccagaaaaatcaaattatttacaGGATTATGCTTCCACCCTTCCAccatacataataataaaccCTTAGTATGCAACTTCGTTTACATTAACTCTCAAGTTGGTTTCTTTGTCATTGCTAGCTATCAAGATGAAGCTATCCTCACCTAATCGCCAAAATCTATTTCCTTAACAATTGGCATATAACTAATCAGCAAATTATAGACCATACATTaagatatgaaataaattttagtattcAGTAGAAGATACTTGCCAGGATCTATGCCATCAGTATTTGGAGCTCCAAACACAGGAGCCAATATAGTCACACCTTTTATTGTAATGTTTTTGCAGTCATATGGATGAATTGTCCAGAAAGGAGAGTCACGCAAAGTAATATTAGTGATCACAATGTCACTAGAAAACATGATCTGAACAAGTGGCCCCCTAGTGTGGTTGAGACGCTTCTGGCGATATTTTTTCCACCATGACTGTCCCTGTCCATTTATGGTACCGTTATGCCCTGTCAGTTTTggcaatagatgaaatcagataAAGTTGTAAATTAAGCTTAAGCATCACATAGAACATGGGGGAAGgggagatagaaaaaaaaaaaaaaacagtgctGTGCTAGCATTGCTTATCCTGATAATGATTGCCTCCTAATTAGTGCACTGCTTATATCTTGGTCAGAGATTTCTCCCTACTAGTGCATTATCCTTCAAGGTGGTTGTTTATATAATAAGTCTAAGTAGCATGAGAATTGACATGAATAAAGGAAGACTTGTGTTATGCTAAACCTTTTCCCTTTAATGAGGTATAGGAGGTGAGCCAAACTAAATTACACCAAGGAAATATTAGCAAATGCTAAAGCAACTGATTTCTCAACAAATATTGAAACATTATTGATTCAAATCGATATAAAcactagaaaaattaatttgacaaaataTTAGTCAATAAGGAACTATACCAATTGTTGTTCAACATAAGCTTAAGcctttgaaaatatataaagtcAACTACAAAGGCAAGTTTGGacaatattattttccttttgagGCTCTAAAAGCCAATTTTCCTTCTTGTTCCTCAAAATGCAACAATTAGATTACACTGCAAGACCCttcaaaaaaaaagattacacTGCAAGATAAAGACTTGAATGTGACAATGACATTGGATACCAAGTATGACTTTTGTATTCCTTCACATACATTGGAAGCAGGATGAAAAATCCTCACCTGTTATCACAACATCTTTAAGATGTTGACCATGAATCAAACTGCCATATCGAGGCCCAGGATGCTCCCTCCCATACCCATATGAAGGCAATGGAGGCATCAGTGGCCAATATTTTTCATCCTGTTAGCCATCACGTAAGATGACAAATATAGTGTcagtaaaatgtttaattatgaGAGAGCGGAAGAGATATGTAATGAAAGAAATAGatttatcaaagagaaagataaaattacaaatataacTACAATTGAAGAGCTCAATGATAAGATTCAGCCGAATGAGACATGCTAGCAATACACTTTTTAACATACTCTTGTGATCACACTTTCTATTATTGGTtggaatttattgaaaatcacaatAATTTATGGGTTCCACTTCTCATTCAATGAACTTCATACCTGATTTTGCAGTTTCCAATAAATTTAGACCAATAGTAAAGAGTGTGTTGCTAGCACTCCTCTTAGCAGAATACATAATCCAGTGATAATTAACTAGAGTCATAGATATCAAGTCCAATTGTCCAAATTCTCCCACTCAATGCCAAGGGCGCAATGTAGATGTACATTAGCTTCCAGAATATCCTATGATGGATACTCATGTTTCCAACAGTTATACATTATACAAAAATCTGGCTGGTATAAAGAAATTCAGCAAGCCAGAAAATTGACTTCGGACAACATCTAAGTTTATTATCATCTAGGTACAATAACTTTTGTCAAAAAGATAGATCAAGCAATATTCTACTCTTTAAAGCTCAATTAGGAATTGTCATTTTGTACAACAGCATATAGTCTGAACAGCAGCCCTACCCAGATATTATTTCATAGAATCAATTTGATCACCTAGAACTCAGTCCTTGGTGCTCTTCATCAATCCTACCATATTGGTCTCTCACTAGCATTTTaaagaattgttttttattcttcatgctccaagcttgatcaaaactcttgtattaaattgaaatatatgcCCATCATGGCAGTAAGTATCTTATGATTTGTTATATGAATTGTATGATATGATACAATTCAAGTTGCTGTTGATACGAATTGTGGTGTGTTGCATTTTTGGGCATGAATCGCTTGTATTGGAGGTGAATCACAATTTCCAGACACCACAACTGGCAAAAGGGGACACACACCGAAAATGGATTTGGTCATGTGCGACCTGAATTTTTAAAACCCTAagataacattttatttatttatccaaaaaatatCAGAATAGGGAGGGAATGGGCTGGTTTTTCGCCTACCGTCAGACCCTCTGTGCCCTCTATTCACATTATAGCATTTCTCATTCATTAGTTCATTCTTCATTAACGTTTCTACTTTCCTCTGTTCCTCCCAAAGTTATTTCCTTTGTTCCTATGTCTTCTAATTACAAGTGATGGTGCAGGTGGTCCTGCCTCCTGAAAATGAGAGCTGGTTGTTATTATTGAGCTGCTGGAGTGATTTTTCTACATGTATTGTGCCACTGGTCCCCTTGTTTGCCTGGACACATGCTTATTAAATTGCTGGTTGGTTGCTATCGTTTAATTGCTGCTTGTTGGTGGTCCCCTCCTCTCTGGCAGTGGATGTGTAACTGACAGTTTTTGGCCCTGTGGCTGTTATTATACAGCAACAGTGTTTGTTTTGAAGCTTATGTAACCACTCAATCATTGTTCCTCATAGGTGCTCCTTCAAGTCTTCTCCATGCATGCTTAAACCATCTAAGACAAAACTTTACCATTTTCTTCTATAATAGGAGGTACATGAGCTTTCTTTCTAATGATTGTATTCATAATCCCATCTTTTCTCTGCTTTTTCGTCACTAAGGCCCAAGAGTAGCACCATATCATCACCAAGGTATTTTGGCCAAATATCTTCCCCTCCATCCCACAAAAATTCTTCCTCTAATCTATCGAACATCAACAAGTTCCGTAGTCTGCCTACCCAAGCACTGCTGAACCATTTCCTCTCCTCCATGGATA
Protein-coding sequences here:
- the LOC100818529 gene encoding probable polygalacturonase codes for the protein MMVETSTLGHFHHQRLDLRRWVPAFFTSHKTLLTLLWIAAFASVFLWQRNIVGGFLVYGGIPGRPMPMLRPMAFNLTDFGGVGDGVTLNTEAFERAVSAVSKFGKKGGAQLNVPPGRWLTAPFNLTSHMTLFLAEDAVILGIDDEKYWPLMPPLPSYGYGREHPGPRYGSLIHGQHLKDVVITGHNGTINGQGQSWWKKYRQKRLNHTRGPLVQIMFSSDIVITNITLRDSPFWTIHPYDCKNITIKGVTILAPVFGAPNTDGIDPDSCEDMLIEDCYISVGDDAIAVKSGWDQYGIDYGRPSMNIMIRNLVVRSMVSAGISIGSEMSGGVSNVTVENLLIWDSRRGVRIKTAPGRGAYVRQITYRNITFENVRVGIVMKTDYNEHPDDGYDPLALPILRDISFTTVHGQGVRVPVRIHGSEEIPVRNVTFKDMSVGLTYKKKHIFQCAFVQGRVIGTIYPAPCENLDRYNEQGQLVKHSASQNVTDIDYDF
- the LOC100527510 gene encoding CCT motif and tify domain-containing protein, with translation MSSSSEYSAFSGPRPAKSPAEKSTFSQTCSLLSQYIKEKGAFGDLTLGMTRTPDTYGSPETSCHSATTMELFPTIIKQRNPTTVDFLSPQSAYPHHSEVPTMVKSSAFKSIEKEPKAAQLTIFYAGQVVVFDDFPAEKLEEIMSLAGKGISQSQNTSACAHTHNQQGNHPSFVPNVSPQAPSRPIVCELPIARKVSLHRFLSKRKDRIASKAPYQINNPNSASNKPAESMTWLGLGAQSTQF